The Chitinophaga flava genome has a segment encoding these proteins:
- a CDS encoding DUF7133 domain-containing protein: protein MSRLQYLVISTISLAILACGHTQKQHSLSKHEQDSLAMRKQYASSPVLDGKAAIAAMQVDSGLEVQLVAEEPMVVAPVNAVFDERGRMWVVEMTGFMPDTSGTGEEKPDGKIVILEDTTGDGVMDRRTVFLDSLVLPRAVCLVENGVLVATPPQLWFIENNNDKPGKRILVDDQYAAGGNVEHQPNGLLRAMDNWIYNAKSDRRYRKVGNKWLKETTTFRGQWGITQDDKGRLYYNNNSENLLGDYFPPGLGGKNPHQQNAAGYDQRIVRDNHVYPVHPTPGVNRGYMKGVLDDSLRLVEFTAACGPVIYRGGLFPAEYIGNAFVAEPAANLIKRNILNDSSYIVKGKQAYSGKEFLASTDERFRPTGLYNGPDGALYITDMYRGILQHKTYITTYLKNEIKMRELTQPLNCGRIYRIVPKGQRPEKTLMTPEQLFSMLGNANGALRDKAQQLIIDHNMMQLVPELRAALKDSHAPLKQVHSLWALEGLHALTYADITGVLQQGNDPLSVQALAALPAVLNAAVAKPVATTLDSLADKPFFTPYVAYLLPALNKADKAAATKLEAKLIKNYAQDRYVSAALINNATNREAALLKQLVATNPDTALALNKQLNVVLKSIDNAANVKKMDALGKTYPHGYRIFNTVCQTCHGKNGNGIAAMAPPLNESNWVNGNKNTLAAIVLYGLTGPVEVHGKLYKAPEINGDMPGIGGSDEFSDSDIAELLTFLRSAWNNKAGKVTTEDIRNTRKQYNGRQKPFTAGELSK from the coding sequence ATGAGCCGTTTACAGTACCTGGTTATTTCCACGATTTCCCTGGCAATCTTAGCCTGCGGACATACTCAAAAACAACATTCATTAAGCAAACATGAGCAGGATTCTCTGGCGATGCGGAAGCAGTATGCCAGCTCACCTGTACTGGACGGGAAAGCAGCCATAGCAGCCATGCAGGTGGACAGCGGCCTGGAAGTACAGCTGGTGGCTGAAGAACCGATGGTGGTAGCACCGGTGAATGCGGTATTTGATGAGCGTGGAAGGATGTGGGTCGTGGAGATGACTGGTTTTATGCCTGACACCAGTGGGACAGGAGAAGAAAAACCGGATGGCAAAATCGTTATCCTCGAAGATACTACCGGCGATGGAGTGATGGACCGGCGTACGGTATTCCTCGATTCGCTCGTATTGCCGCGGGCGGTGTGTCTGGTGGAGAACGGAGTATTGGTGGCCACACCGCCGCAACTGTGGTTTATTGAGAACAATAACGATAAACCCGGCAAGCGGATACTGGTAGACGACCAGTATGCTGCTGGTGGTAATGTAGAACATCAGCCCAATGGCCTTTTGAGAGCTATGGACAACTGGATCTACAACGCCAAGTCAGACAGGCGTTATCGTAAGGTGGGCAACAAATGGTTGAAAGAAACTACCACTTTCCGTGGTCAATGGGGTATTACTCAGGATGACAAAGGCCGTCTATACTATAACAATAATTCTGAGAATCTGTTGGGAGATTATTTTCCACCCGGACTGGGAGGCAAAAATCCACATCAGCAGAATGCGGCCGGCTATGATCAGCGGATTGTGCGGGATAATCATGTGTATCCTGTCCACCCTACGCCAGGTGTGAACCGGGGCTATATGAAGGGTGTACTCGACGACAGTCTGCGGCTGGTAGAGTTTACCGCAGCCTGTGGGCCGGTAATATACCGTGGTGGCCTGTTTCCGGCTGAGTATATTGGTAATGCTTTTGTGGCAGAACCTGCGGCCAATCTGATCAAACGGAATATACTGAATGATAGCAGTTACATCGTAAAAGGAAAACAGGCCTATAGTGGTAAGGAGTTCCTGGCCAGCACAGATGAGCGTTTCCGGCCAACAGGATTGTACAATGGACCTGATGGTGCTTTATATATTACGGATATGTACAGGGGGATTCTGCAGCATAAGACTTATATCACTACATATCTTAAGAATGAGATCAAAATGAGAGAGCTGACTCAACCGCTCAACTGTGGCCGTATCTATCGCATTGTGCCCAAAGGACAACGTCCGGAGAAGACATTGATGACGCCGGAGCAGTTGTTTAGTATGTTGGGCAATGCCAACGGAGCTTTGAGAGACAAGGCTCAGCAGCTGATCATAGACCATAATATGATGCAACTGGTGCCTGAGCTGCGTGCTGCTTTGAAAGACAGCCATGCACCTCTTAAACAGGTACATTCACTCTGGGCGCTGGAAGGACTGCATGCATTGACTTATGCTGATATTACTGGCGTGTTGCAACAGGGGAATGATCCGCTTAGCGTACAGGCCCTGGCAGCATTACCGGCAGTATTGAATGCAGCTGTAGCCAAACCTGTTGCCACCACGCTGGATAGCCTGGCAGATAAACCGTTTTTTACGCCATATGTAGCCTATCTGTTGCCGGCTTTGAATAAGGCCGATAAAGCTGCTGCCACAAAGTTGGAAGCGAAACTCATAAAAAACTATGCACAGGATCGTTATGTGTCTGCTGCATTGATCAATAATGCTACCAATAGGGAAGCAGCACTCCTGAAACAACTGGTTGCCACTAATCCGGATACGGCACTGGCGCTGAATAAACAGCTGAATGTTGTGCTGAAAAGTATAGACAATGCTGCCAACGTAAAAAAAATGGACGCACTGGGCAAAACCTATCCCCACGGATACCGGATCTTTAATACCGTGTGCCAGACCTGCCATGGTAAAAACGGGAATGGGATCGCGGCGATGGCACCTCCGTTAAACGAAAGCAATTGGGTAAATGGTAACAAAAACACCCTGGCTGCTATTGTATTATACGGCCTTACAGGTCCGGTGGAAGTGCATGGGAAACTGTACAAGGCACCGGAAATAAATGGAGATATGCCTGGCATCGGCGGTAGCGATGAATTCAGCGATAGCGATATCGCCGAACTGCTCACATTTTTGCGCAGTGCCTGGAACAACAAGGCCGGAAAAGTGACGACAGAGGATATCCGGAATACACGCAAACAGTATAATGGCCGACAAAAACCCTTTACTGCCGGAGAATTAAGCAAATAG
- a CDS encoding FMN-binding glutamate synthase family protein, whose amino-acid sequence MNHRIARWAVYLLCLLLDGCVAASLYRGYLTGWILLPLAVGLSVLTLYDRLQGKHALLRNYPLLGRLRYLLEQIRPEMRQYFFESDTDGRPFNRRQRAVVYQRAKDVKQTVAFGALENMYEPGYEWAAHTAFPKKVKPEALRVTIGNEQCTQPYNASLLNISAMSYGALSKTAILSLNGGAQIGGFAHNTGEGGVSPYHLQHGGDLIWQIGTGYFGCRDEQGNFSPEVYTATVAAPSVKMVELKLSQGAKPGKGGVLPAAKNTPEIAAIRKVKPGVSVLSPAAHTAFGNEYEMLAFVKQLRELSGGKPVGFKLCVGRKDEFERICIAMTNTRIYPDFITVDGAEGGTGAAPLEFTDSIGMPLYDALALVVNMLKKHELKQHIRIMASGKIITGFDIMKVLALGADACYSARGMMLALGCIQALQCDSGSCPVGVATQDPTLYQGVNVTDKRERVANFHRNTIYALAELMGACGFEAADKVNPAALYRRVTRTDIRSYEEIYAPDSSRSAGAALYPGPSVNN is encoded by the coding sequence ATGAATCATCGGATAGCACGATGGGCAGTTTATCTTTTATGCCTGTTGCTGGATGGATGCGTGGCGGCTAGCCTTTATCGCGGTTATTTAACGGGATGGATCTTATTACCATTAGCTGTCGGCCTTAGTGTACTTACGCTGTACGACCGCTTGCAGGGCAAGCATGCCCTGTTGCGTAACTACCCACTGCTGGGACGGTTACGTTACCTGCTGGAGCAGATCAGGCCGGAAATGCGTCAGTATTTTTTTGAGTCTGATACAGATGGAAGACCGTTCAACCGCCGTCAGCGTGCGGTAGTTTATCAACGTGCCAAAGATGTAAAACAGACCGTTGCTTTTGGTGCATTGGAAAACATGTATGAGCCAGGTTATGAGTGGGCCGCGCACACTGCTTTTCCTAAGAAAGTGAAGCCGGAAGCATTAAGGGTAACAATTGGCAATGAACAATGTACACAACCTTATAATGCAAGTTTACTCAATATCAGCGCAATGAGTTACGGCGCATTGAGTAAAACAGCCATCCTTTCCCTTAACGGGGGCGCGCAGATTGGCGGTTTCGCCCACAATACGGGAGAAGGTGGTGTAAGTCCGTATCACCTGCAACATGGTGGTGACCTGATCTGGCAGATCGGTACAGGTTATTTTGGTTGCCGTGATGAGCAGGGAAACTTCTCACCAGAGGTATATACTGCAACAGTGGCAGCCCCTTCTGTAAAAATGGTTGAGCTGAAACTGAGCCAGGGTGCAAAACCTGGTAAAGGGGGGGTATTACCCGCAGCGAAAAATACACCTGAAATTGCAGCCATCCGTAAGGTAAAACCAGGCGTGAGCGTGCTTTCACCTGCTGCACATACTGCTTTTGGCAACGAATATGAAATGCTGGCGTTTGTGAAGCAGCTGAGAGAACTGTCTGGTGGTAAACCGGTAGGCTTCAAATTGTGCGTTGGCCGTAAAGATGAATTTGAACGTATCTGCATCGCGATGACCAACACCCGTATCTACCCCGACTTTATTACGGTAGATGGTGCGGAAGGTGGTACAGGTGCTGCTCCGCTGGAATTCACTGACAGCATCGGTATGCCCTTATATGACGCATTGGCACTGGTAGTGAATATGCTGAAGAAGCACGAACTGAAACAACATATCCGTATCATGGCCAGTGGTAAAATCATCACCGGTTTTGATATCATGAAAGTGTTGGCATTAGGTGCGGATGCATGCTATAGCGCCAGAGGTATGATGCTCGCATTGGGTTGTATTCAGGCCCTGCAGTGCGACAGTGGCAGCTGCCCGGTGGGAGTAGCTACTCAGGATCCAACCCTCTATCAGGGTGTGAATGTAACAGATAAACGCGAACGTGTGGCTAATTTCCACCGTAACACGATATATGCATTGGCAGAACTGATGGGCGCCTGCGGTTTCGAAGCAGCAGACAAAGTAAATCCTGCAGCCCTTTACAGAAGAGTAACCAGAACGGACATACGATCATATGAAGAAATATATGCACCGGACAGCAGCCGTTCTGCTGGAGCGGCGCTTTATCCGGGGCCATCTGTTAACAATTGA
- a CDS encoding GreA/GreB family elongation factor — protein sequence MKKKQIIVSQHDYEILKTLCYHAPGTDKLKEELERAVIRKTKVPDDVVQVNSTLQFKDERSGAVREVQLVLPAASNIQLGKLSILSPIGTALLGYSAGDTIDWEVPAGKTQLHILRVVNEG from the coding sequence ATGAAAAAGAAACAGATTATTGTATCCCAACATGATTACGAAATTTTAAAAACCCTTTGTTACCACGCTCCTGGCACTGATAAGCTGAAGGAGGAGTTGGAAAGGGCTGTTATCAGAAAAACAAAAGTGCCGGATGATGTGGTACAGGTAAATTCCACGCTGCAGTTCAAAGATGAGCGCAGCGGTGCTGTACGGGAAGTACAGCTGGTATTGCCTGCTGCCAGCAACATCCAGCTGGGTAAACTGTCTATCCTGTCACCTATAGGTACCGCCCTGCTGGGCTACAGTGCCGGTGATACCATTGATTGGGAAGTGCCTGCGGGCAAAACCCAACTGCATATCCTGCGGGTAGTCAATGAAGGATAG